Proteins encoded by one window of Leishmania infantum JPCM5 genome chromosome 32:
- a CDS encoding putative RNA binding protein — translation MPAKAAAKPVKPATKAAPKPANKAPAPKAAAAKPVAKAAPKAAAPAVRPASGSSNGVYVKNWGTGSVADATNVFSAAGKVVKVQLRRQRYALVFFENSAAVKKAIDLFNEKEVLGQTVLVVPAKASPKPDAHENSSCVFVSPIFRPSTTKAQVMELFAGVKVQRLRMYRQNFAYAYLDSPAAAKKFVEEKNGTAFRGHTLRVALSARSLEKLRARQEVANVVIAAHRHYKVHERQ, via the coding sequence ATGCCCGCCAAGGCCGCCGCTAAGCCCGTCAAGCCCGCCACGAAGGCAGCGCCCAAGCCCGCCAACAAGGCTCCCGCGCCGaaggctgctgccgcgaagCCGGTCGCCAAGGCTGCGCCgaaggccgccgcccccgctgtCCGCCCCGCCTCTGGCTCGTCTAACGGCGTGTACGTGAAGAACTGGGGCACCGGctccgtcgccgacgccacgAATGTCTTTTCTGCCGCCGGCAAGGTGGTCAAggtccagctgcgccgccagcgctaCGCCCTCGTCTTCTTTGAAAACTCTGCCGCTGTGAAGAAGGCCATCGACCTCTTCAACGAGAAGGAGGTGCTCGGCCAGActgtgctggtggtgccggcAAAGGCCAGCCCCAAGCCGGACGCGCACGAGAACTCCTCGTGCGTGTTCGTCAGCCCCATCTTCCGCCCTTCGACGACGAAGGCGCAGGTGATGGAGCTGTTTGCTGGTGTGAAGGTCCAGCGCCTGCGTATGTACCGCCAGAACTTCGCGTACGCCTACCTCGACTCCCCCGCTGCGGCGAAGAAGTTCGTGGAGGAGAAGAACGGCACTGCGTTCCGCGGCCACACGCTGCGTGTGGCGCTGTCGGCTCGCTCTCTGGAGAAGCTCCGTGCTCGCCAGGAGGTCGCCAATGTCGTCATTGCCGCTCACCGCCACTACAAGGTGCATGAGCGTCAGTAA
- the CYC9 gene encoding putative cyclin 9, whose translation MSSSPSSPVHSSPASTGFAAPYLPSFTRRYFRLSQSAFVISDYLVRKFRLTESVLLTSLCYWHEFVAAHGLRKANEIVLATTCVFLAAKVEHAHIRLARLVEAAFDLDVNTTAPAELEQWCRAVLDVELVLCDTIGFDFVRIFPLADTLRSVQTLAEAGQLQDAARQEIGTAVRRVFLFSFVTPLCIKVSMQRLCTSILYMIVTAARRELVTAFQSIWSAPEAEFPDEAELEGITAVLMDVFAYLHKKFGVPALDDVNEARYKRCRSQHGNDAGVASSVFSSASADFTPLMKMSEQ comes from the coding sequence ATGTCGTCAAGCCCATCGTCGCCGGTGCACAGCTCACCTGCGTCTACCGGCTTCGCTGCTCCTTACCTGCCTTCCTTCACGCGCCGCTACTTTCGCCTTTCTCAGTCTGCCTTTGTCATCTCCGACTACCTTGTGCGCAAGTTCCGCCTCACTGAGAGCGTCCTGCTAACGTCGCTGTGCTACTGGCACGAGTTTGTCGCCGCGCACGGGCTGCGCAAAGCCAACGAGATCGTGCTGGCCACCACGTGCGTCTTCCTCGCTGCGAAGGTGGAGCATGCGCACATACGGCTGGCGCGCCTAGTGGAGGCTGCGTTTGACCTCGATGTGAACACGACTGCTCCAGCAGAGCTGGAGCAGTGGTGCCGTGCCGTGCTGGACGTGGAGCTGGTGTTGTGCGATACCATCGGCTTTGACTTTGTGCGCATCTTCCCCCTTGCTGACACTCTGCGATCGGTGCAGACCCTGGCTGAGGcggggcagctgcaggacgcTGCACGGCAGGAGATTGGCACGGCAGTGCGACGCGTCTTTCTTTTCTCCTTTGTCACACCGCTCTGCATCAAGGTGTCGATGCAGCGACTCTGCACGTCAATCCTCTATATGATcgtgacggcagcgcgcaggGAGCTGGTGACGGCTTTTCAGTCCATCTGGAGTGCCCCAGAGGCCGAGTTTCCCGatgaggcggagctggaggggATTACGGCCGTGCTCATGGACGTCTTCGCGTACCTGCACAAGAAGTTCGGCGTGCCGGCACTGGACGACGTCAACGAGGCGCGATACAAGCGCTGCCGATCGCAGCATGGTAACGATGCTGGTGTCGCGAGCTCCGTCTTtagcagcgccagcgccgactTTACACCACTCATGAAGATGTCGGAGCAGTGA